In Phycisphaerae bacterium RAS2, the DNA window TCGCCGCGCCGGAGTTGAATGTGTGCTTCGATGTCGGCAAAGCGCCCGCGCAGATGCTCGCGGTCGACCATGTCCTCCTTTCTCACGGGCACATGGATCACTCCGCCGGCCTCGCGTACTACTTCAGCCAGCGAAATTTTGTCGGCAACGCGCCGGGCTGCGTGCTGGCGCCGGTCTCATTGGTCGAGCCGATCCGCGACTTGCTACGCGTCTGGTCGCGCATCGAAGGGCATCCGTCCCCCGCGCGCATCATCGGCATGAAGCCCGGGGACAGTTTCGACGTTCGCAAGGGCCTGGTGGTTCGCGCGTTTGAGATCAATCACGGCGTCGCATCACTCGGCTTCGTCGTGGTCGACGTGCGACACAAGCTCAAGCCCGAGTTCGTCGGCCGAACCGGCCCGGAGCTGGTCGCGCTGAAGAAGCAGGGCGTGCAGATTGAGCACACCGTTGAAGTGCCGCTGGTCGCCTATTGCGGCGACACGGCCGAGGGCGCGTGGATGGATCATCCGCAGGCACGCACGGCGAAGGTGCTGATCCTGGAATGCACGTTCTTCGAGGCCGACCACGTGAAGCGGGCGCGGGCGGGCTATCACTTGCACGTGAAGGACGTCGCCCGAATCCTGCCGCGGTTGGAGAATGAGCACTTCCTGCTGACGCACCTGACGCGGCGCACCAGCCTGCGCCAGGCACGGGCGATGTTGGGGAAAATGATCCCGCCCGAAGTAATGGCCCGTGTGACGTTTTTGATGGATTCAAAGTGCGGCCGACCGGCGAGCGATGAGCCGCCGATGCCGGCGAATGATGTCGGCTCGCGCGGCGAGGCGAGTTAACGCGCGGAACAACTCATGCTGCTCGTACTTTGCTTGTGGCCACACCCCGCTCCCCCAAGGGAG includes these proteins:
- a CDS encoding ribonuclease Z — its product is MSGRLLEHRLSDILLTGYSVAGEETVIAAPELNVCFDVGKAPAQMLAVDHVLLSHGHMDHSAGLAYYFSQRNFVGNAPGCVLAPVSLVEPIRDLLRVWSRIEGHPSPARIIGMKPGDSFDVRKGLVVRAFEINHGVASLGFVVVDVRHKLKPEFVGRTGPELVALKKQGVQIEHTVEVPLVAYCGDTAEGAWMDHPQARTAKVLILECTFFEADHVKRARAGYHLHVKDVARILPRLENEHFLLTHLTRRTSLRQARAMLGKMIPPEVMARVTFLMDSKCGRPASDEPPMPANDVGSRGEAS